In Manduca sexta isolate Smith_Timp_Sample1 unplaced genomic scaffold, JHU_Msex_v1.0 HiC_scaffold_1899, whole genome shotgun sequence, a single genomic region encodes these proteins:
- the LOC119191766 gene encoding 10 kDa heat shock protein, mitochondrial-like, translated as MSSAVKRLIPLLDRVLIKRAEAVTKTAGGIVIPEKAQSKVLHGEVVAVGPGARKENGDFVPVLVKVGDKVLLPEYGGTKVALENDDKEYHLFRESDILAKIEN; from the coding sequence atgtcCAGCGCTGTAAAACGACTTATCCCTCTTTTGGATCGTGTTCTCATCAAGAGAGCCGAAGCAGTTACTAAAACAGCGGGAGGCATCGTGATCCCAGAGAAGGCACAGTCGAAAGTTCTACATGGTGAAGTGGTAGCTGTAGGACCCGGAGCAAGAAAGGAAAATGGAGATTTTGTCCCAGTTTTAGTGAAGGTCGGTGACAAAGTCCTACTGCCTGAGTACGGTGGAACCAAAGTAGCCCTAGAAAATGACGACAAGGAGTACCACCTCTTCAGAGAATCCGACATTTTGGCCAAGATCGAAAACTGA